TGCTGCGCAGCGACTCGGTGTTCCTGCAGGACTCGATCCACCTCAACGACCAGTGGATTCTGGTGGCCGGCGGGCGTTTCCAGGAATACGACCAGTACGCCGGCAAAGGTGTGCCGTTCAAGGCCAACACCGACAGCAACGGGCAGAAGTGGGTGCCGCGCGCAGGTCTGGTGTATCGCTACACCGACGCGTTGTCGTTCTACGGCAGCTACACCGAGTCGTTCAAACCGAACTCGACCATCGCCCCGCTCAGCGGCAGCAGCACCGTGCTCGACGGCAGCATCGCGCCGGAAGAAGCCAAGTCCTGGGAGCTGGGCGCACGCCTCGATATTCCGGGCCGTGTTACCGGCAACATCGCCCTGTTCGACATCAAGAAACGCAACGTGCTGGTGGCCAACGCCGAAGGCCCGACCACGATTTACAGCGCTGCCGGTGAAGTGCGTTCCCGTGGTCTGGAAGTGGACCTGACCGGCCAGCTCAGTGACCGCTGGAGCATGATCGGCAGCTACGCCTACACCGACGCCGAGGTCACGGAAGATCCGGACTACAAAGGCAACAAGCTGCAAAACGTGGCTAAGAACACCGGCTCGCTGTCGGCGGTCTACGACTTCGGCAGCGTGATCGGTGGCGATCAACTGCGGGTCGGCGCGGGCGCGCGGTATGTCGGTGAGCGAGCGGGTAACGCAGTGAATGATTTCGAGCTGCCGAGCTACACCGTGGCCGATGCGTTCGCCACTTACGACACCAAGGTGGAAGGGCAGAAGGTCAAGTTCCAGCTCAACGTGAAGAACCTGTTCGACCGCACCTACTACACCTCGGCGGCCAGCCGCTTCTTCGTGTCGATGGGCGATTCGCGGCAGATTTCGTTGTCGAGCACGCTGGAGTTCTGATCAGCGTAAAAACGCCTGGCGATACTCGCCGGGCGTTCCACCCAGCACCTGGCGAAAGCGGTTGGTGAAGTGGCTGGCACTGGCAAACCCGCACGCCAGGGCAATTTCTCCCAACGGCAACGCCGTCCCGCGCAACAACTCCCGTGCCCGGCTCAGGCGCCGCGCCAGCACATACTGATGCGGCGGAAGACCGAAGCTCACCCGGAACATCCGCGCAAAGTGGTATTCCGACAACGCACACAATCCCGCCAGTTGCCCGAGGCTGATCGGCTCGGCCAGTTGGCTGTCGATGAACTCCACCAGTTGCCGGCGCTGATGCGGCGCCAGGCCGCCCTTCAAACGTAGACCCTGACGCACGCCGACCTGACTGAGCAGGGTGTGGCTGATCAGTTCATGGGCAAGGCTGCTGGTCAGCAAACGTTCGGCGGGTTCGTCCCAATTCAGCGTAAGCAACTGCCGGAAGCGTTGTGCTTGTTGTGGATCTTCGAGGAAGGTCTGTTCGCGCAACTGCATTTCCCGGGGCTCGCGATCCAGCAGCGTGACGCAACCCAAGGCAAATTGTTCGGCGCTGAAATACAGATGTGCCAGCCTGATATCGCCATTGATCACCCAGCCCGACTCGTGATCGGCCGGCAGGATACAGAGCTTGTCCGGCCCGCCTTTCTGCCCGGGTTGATCGCGACGGAACGTACCGGTGCCGCCGGCGATGTAGCAGGACAGGGTGTGATGGCTCGGCGCTTCATAATCCTGCGCATCGTGGTGGTTGGTCCACAAAGCGGCAGACAAGCCGTCGCCCAACTCGGCGCTGTGCACAAGACGTGCGTTCGGCGAGCTGTTCAATGCTTGAAAGACTTGCAGGGTATCGATGGCAGCCATAGTCAGTCGGTTCTCTTCAACGCCTTGCATCCTACTCCGTAGATTTTCCGCTGCCAGCCTGCGGCCCGACAAAAGCGCAAGTTTATGCAAGCGTGAGCGGATGGCGCGGACGGACACTGAAACCCAATCAAGGAGTGTCTGCCATGAACCTGTCGTTGTATTTGTTGACCGTACTGATCTGGGGCACCACCTGGATTGCCCTGAAGTGGCAACTGGGCGTGGTGGCGATTCCGGTTTCGATCGTCTATCGCTTCGGCCTCGCCGCGCTGGTGTTGTTTGCGCTGTTGCTGCTCAGCCGCCGTCTGCAACCGATGAACCGGCGCGGACATCTGATCTGTGTGGCGCAGGGTTTGTGCCTGTTCTGCGTCAACTTCATGTGTTTCCTGACCGCCAGCCAATGGATCCCCAGCGGCCTGGTGGCGGTGGTGTTTTCCACCGCGACCTTGTGGAACGCCCTGAATGCGCGAGTGTTCTTCGGCCAACGTATTGCGCGCAATGTGTTGATGGGTGGGGCGCTGGGGCTGTTTGGCCTGGGCCTGTTGTTCTGGCCGGAGCTGGCCGGGCATCACGCCAGCCCGCAAACACTGCTTGGCCTTGGTCTGGCGCTTTGCGGCACCTTGTGTTTCTCGGCGGGCAACATGCTGTCGAGCCTGCAACAGAAGGCCGGCCTCAAGCCGCTGACCACCAACGCCTGGGGCATGGCCTACGGCGCGGCGATGCTGTCGGTGTGGTGCCTGGTCAAAGGCATTCCGTTTGAGATGGAATGGACCTCGCGCTACATCGGCGCGCTGCTGTACCTGGTCATCCCCGGTTCGGTGATTGGTTTCACCGCGTACCTGACCCTGGTCGGTCGCATGGGGCCGGAGCGCGCAGCGTATTGCACGGTGCTGTTCCCGGTGGTGGCGCTGAACGTTTCGGCCTTTGCCGAAGGCTATCAATGGACGGCGCCGGCATTGGCGGGTTTGGTGCTGGTGATGTTGGGCAATGTGTTGGTGTTTCGCAAACCCAAACCGGTTATTGAAATGATCGCCAAACCTGCACATTGAACACTGAATGTTCAACTGTCGACTTTCATTACCAGAAATATAAGTGCCGGTAACAGAAAGTCGACAATGCTTTGTGCCCACTTCATGGCATTCCAGTCTTTTGACTGATCCATGTCGAACCATTCATTGCCAATGACTTGCAGGCAGAAGTAATAAACAAACAACGCCACGAGAAACCCAAGTACGGCATATTTCTTTGCTTCATGAAACTGCTCGTCTGATGCGTTTATATTCTTTGCAAGTTGATAGCCTCCCAGCAGGCAAGCTGAAGTAAATATGGTCTCCAGTGTCATGATCATCCAGTAGATCCGGTGATGCATCATTTCCGAGTTGATCGAACGGTACATCAAATGGCTGCCTGTCGTATCCATGCTCAGGATATGGCCAAGGTAAATGTAGTTCGAGTCGTAATCGGTGGCGTTGCTGAAAACAATCAGCGCGCCCAGCATGCCTACCATGAAAACGATTGCAACTTTACTTCTTCGAATAAGTTGGGAGGTTTTAAGGCCAGTCATTTGTTGATTCTCCGTGAATAGTATCTGTCCGTTGGCAGATGGTTCACGGGATTCTATAGAGAGTCTAAGAGGGTTGGGCGAAGAGTCGTTTTCAAGTTGTGTAGTTTAAAAGGGTGGTGAATAACTTCAGGCAATTTTAGAAAACAGGTTTAAGACCGGTGGGGCCGGGAAACAGTGTTCCAGCCCCGTGGGTCATCAGTCTTTCCAGACTTGCGGATTAACCAGATCCTGCGGCCGTTCGCCGAGCAGTGCACTGCGCAGATTGGTCATCGCCCGATTGGCCATGGCTTCACGGGTTTCATTCGTCGCCGATCCGATGTGCGGCAAGGTCACTGCGTTTTTCAGCTGGAACAGCGGCGATTCGGCCAGCGGCTCTTTTTCGTAGACGTCGAGGCCGGCGCCGCGAATGCGGTTGTTCTGCAACGCTTCGATCAATGCGGGCTCGTCGACTACCGGGCCGCGGGAGATGTTCACCAGAATCGCGTTCGGCTTCATCAGCGCCAGTTCGCGATGGCTGATCAGATGACGGGTCTTGTCGCTGAGCGGCACCACCAGGCAGACGAAATCGGCTTCGGCCAGCAGTTGGTCAAGGCTGCGGAACTGTGCGCCGAGTTCCTGTTCCAGTCCGGTCTTGCGACTGTTGCCGCTGTAGAGGATTGGCATGTTGAAACCGAAGCGCCCGCGACGGGCGACGGCGGCGCCGATGTTGCCCATGCCGACGATGCCCAGGGTCTTGCCGTGCACGTCGCAGCCGAACAGCGGTGCGCCGACGCTGGCCTGCCACTGACCGGCCTTGGTCCAGGCGTCCAGTTCGGCGACGCGGCGGGCGCTGCTCATGATCAGGGCGAAGGCCAGGTCGGCGGTGCTTTCGGTCAGCACGTCCGGGGTATTGGTGAGCATGATTCCGCGTTCATTGAAGTAGGCGAGGTCGTAGTTGTCGTAGCCGACGGAGACGCTGGAGACCACTTCGAGTTTCGCGGCGTTTTCCAGTTGGGCCTTGCCGAGTTTGCGACCGACGCCGATCAGGCCGTGAGCGTGGGGCAGGGCTTCGTTGAACTGGGCGTTGATGTCGCCGTTTTTCGGGTTGGGGACGATGACGTCGAAGTCCTGTTGCAGGCGTTCGATCATGGGTGGGGTGATGCGGCTGAAGGCCAAAACTGTTTTTTTCATCGCTATGGGCTCGGCTTCGGGGCTTTATTGCCAAGCAAGCTAACATTTCTGTTTTGGGTTGTCTTGGCGGCCTCTGGGCCGACCAGGCTTTTGGGGTTTTGGGTGAATATCCGTTTCTGCGGGTGTTGCGGCTGGCGGTTTCGCCCTTACGGCGAGTCACTTTGGCAAACGCCCCAAAGTAACCAAAACGCTGGGCCCCGGCGTTCGGCACCTCGCCTGGGCTCGGAGTTCCTTCGCTCCGGGATTCATCCGGGGGCACCGCCTCCGGTTTGCTTCGCTGCACCTCCTCTCGGTGTGTTCGACTTCGTCGAACGGCGCTACGCGCCCACCCCCGGATGAATCCCTCCACTCAGCCTGCCGAAGGGGCCGGCACGTCAAAAGCGGTACTCGAGCTAACGCTCATTGTGTTTAATTCGCCACCCGCACCCCCGCCAGACTCCCACTCATCTCATAAGCCGCCAATTCCGCCTGATGCCCCGCCAGTATCTCCGGCAAAGACCCGCGCAGATACTCGACCCAGGTCTTGATCTTCGCATCCAGATACTGCCGCGACGGGTAGATCGCATACAGGTTCAGTTCCTGCGAGCGGTAGTTCGGCATCACCCGCACCAGCGAGCCGTTACGCAAGCCTTCGATCGCGGCATACACCGGCAATACACCGACACCCATCCCGCTGGTGATCGCGGTTTTCATCGCGTCGGCGGAGTTCACCAGGAAGGGTGAGCTGTTGATGGTGACCATTTCCTGGCCTTCCGGGCCGTCGAAGGCCCATTTTTCCAGGGGGATCACCGGGCTCACCAGACGCAGGCAGGCGTGGTTCAGCAGGTCGCTGGGTTTCTGTGCGCAGCCGTTGGCTTTCACGTAGGCCGGGGAGGCGCAGACGATGCTGTAGGTGATGCCCAGGCGTTGCGAGACGAAGCCCGAGTCCGGCAGTTCGCGGGCCAGGACGATGGACACGTCGTAGCCTTCGTCGAGCAGGTCCGGCACGCGGTTGGCCATGGTCAGGTCGAAGGTCACGTCCGGGTGGGTCTTGCGGTAGCGGGCGATGGCGTCGATCACGAAGTGCTGGCCGATGCCGGTCATGGTGTGCACTTTCAACTGACCGGCCGGGCGCGCGTGGGCTTCGCTGGCTTCGGCTTCGGCTTCTTCGACGTAGGCGAGGATCTGCTCGCAGCGCAGCAAGTAGCGCTTGCCGGCCTCGGTGAGCGCAATGCGTCGGGTCGTGCGATTCAGCAGGCGGGTTTGCAGGTGGGCTTCCAGGTTGGAGACCGCGCGCGAGACGTTGGCAGTGGTGGTGTCGAGTTGCACGGCGGCAGCGGTGAAGCTGCCGGCTTCGGCCACACAACTGAAGGCGCGCATGTTTTGCAAAGTGTCCATGGGGTGCTCTCAAGGGAGATGGCAAATTGTGACACGAAGTTTCAGGGGCTGAGACCCCCGACCAAGGGATTATCTCGTTAACCGTAACAAAGATTCGCAGAAAACCCAGCTTATCGCCGTTCAGGGCGCCCCCTAGAATTGCGCCCACCTCGAAACATCCCCCACCTCAGGAATTCGCAGCAGTGCCGCGTCGCATCAACAGAGCGTTTTTGCCGCTCAGTGTTCTGGCTATTTCGTTAGGTCTCAGCGGCTGCATCGGAACCGGAGGGATTGCCCCGCAGGGCAAGGCTCTGGAGGCCAATGAACTGGCCACCGACGAGGCCATCGCCCACGCCGCCCGTGACGCAAACTGGCCCACCGCCCAATGGTGGCAAGCCTACGGCGACCCGCAACTCAATCGCTGGATCGACCTGGCCGTGCAAGGCAGTCCGACCCTGGCCATGGCCGCCGCGCGAGTGCGTCAGGCCCGGTCCATGGCCGGTGTCGCCGAAGCTGCCGAGTCGTTGCAGATCAATGGCGAGTCGACCCTCAAGCGCCACAACTGGCCGACCGATCAGTTCTACGGTCCCGGCGAGCTGGCCAATACCACGACCTGGGACAACAACGCCGCACTGGGTTTCAGCTACGCCCTCGACCTCTGGGGCCGTGAAAGCAACAGCACCGAACGTGCGGTGGACCTCGCGCACATGAGCGCTGCCGAGGCGCGCCAGGCGCAGCTCGAATTGCAGAACAACATCGTGCGCGCCTACATCGAACTGTCGTTGCATTACGCCCAGCGCGACATCGTCGCGGCGACGCTCAAGCAGCAACAGCAGATTCTCGAACTGGCGCAGAAGCGCCTCAACGGCGGGATCGGCACGCACTTCGAAGTCAGCCAGGCCGAAACCCCGCTGCCGGAAACTCATCGACAGCTGGATGCACTGGACGAAGAAATCGCCCTGAGCCGCAACCAGATCGCCGCACTGGCCGGCAAAGGGCCGGGCGCCGGTGCGCAATTGCAGCGTCCGACCCTGTCCCTCGGCGCGGCACTGAAACTGCCGTCGGCATTGCCCGCCGAACTGCTCGGCCAGCGTCCGGACGTGGTCGCCAGTCGCTGGCAAGTGGCGGCCCAGGCACGCGGGATCGATGTCGCGCATGCCGGGTTCTACCCCAACGTCGATCTGGTCGGCAGCCTCGGCTACATGGCCACCGGCGGTGGTGCGCTGGAGTTTTTGACCGGCAAGAAGCTCAACTACAACGTCGGGCCGGCGATCTCCCTGCCGATCTTCGACGGCGGGCGACTGCGCGCCGAACTCGGTGAAGCGTCGGCGGGTTATGACATCGCCGTCGCGCATTACAACCAGACCCTGGTCAATGCGCTGAAGAACATCTCCGACCAGTTGATCCGCCGCGAGTCGATGGACAAGCAGCAGACCTTCGCCGCCGAATCGGTGGCTACGGCGCAGAAGACTTACGACATCGCGATGATCGCCTACCAGCGCGGGCTCACGGATTACCTCAACGTGCTCAACGCCCAGACCCTGCTGTTCAAACAGCAGCAGGTTCAGCAGCAGGTGCAGGCGGCGCGGTTGAGTGCCCATGCGGAACTGGTGACGGCATTGGGCGGTGGCCTTGGCGCGGGTAAAGACGTGCCGACTGCCGAACAGACCGCCGCACCGAAAACCCCGGCCCTACTTCAAGCCCTCGACCACTGAGCAAGCCTTAATGACTCCCTTGCCCGCACCTTTGCGCTGGCTCTACTCCCTGGAATGGCGCCGGGGTTTCTTCGACTGGGCGCGCAGCGACGGCGTGACCTGGGTCTACATCTTCAAGGTGTTGATCGCAGCATTCCTGACCCTGTGGCTGGCGATGCGCCTGGAGTTGCCGCAACCGCGCACAGCGATGATCACCGTGTTCATCGTCATGCAGCCGCAGAGCGGCCAGGTGTTCGCCAAGAGTTTCTATCGCTTCCTCGGCACCCTGGCCGGGTCGGCGATGATGGTGACGCTGATTTCACTGTTCGCCCAGAACACCGAACTGTTCCTCGGCTCGCTGGCGATCTGGGTCGGCATCTGCTCGGCCGGCGCCGCCCGTTGCCGCAACTTCCGCGCCTACGGTTTTGTGCTGGCCGGGTACACGGCGGCGATGGTCGGCCTGCCGGCGCTGGCCCATCCCGATGGCGCGTTCATGGCGGCGGTGTGGCGAGTGCTGGAGATCTCGCTGGGGATTCTCTGCTCGACCCTGGTCAGCGCCGCGATCCTGCCGCAGACTGCCAGTGCGGCGATGCGCAACGCCTTGTATCAGCGTTTCGGTGTGTTCGCGCTGTTCGTCACCGACGGTCTGCGCGGGCGCAGCAAACCGGAGGCGTTCGAGGCCAGCAACGTGCGCTTCATCGCCGAAGCGGTGGGGCTGGAAGGGCTGCGCAGCGTGACCGTGTTCGAAGACCCGCACATGCGTCGGCGCAACGGTCGGCTCAGTCGCCTGAACAGCGAGTTCATGGGCATCACCACCCGGTTCAACGCCTTGCACCAGTTGCTCGAGCGTCTGCGCGTCAATGACGAAGAGCATGTCGTGGCGGCGATCAAGCCGGGCCTGCAGGATCTGGCCGAAGTGCTCGACGGCTTCAGCGGTCGTGCCCTGACCAGCCCGGACGCGGCGCGTCTGGTGACGGCGCTGACAGCTTACAAGGAAGGTTTGCCGGCACGGGTGCGCAGTCTGCGGGCGGCCTTCCAGGAGAGTGCACCGAGCGACGCCGAGTTGCTGGATTTCCACACCGCGTATGAACTGCTCTATCGCTTCGTCGATGACCTGCACGGTTATGCACAGACCCACGCGTCGCTGGCCGATCACAGCCACGAGCGCGAACGCTGGGACGAGCCGTTCACCCCGCAGACCAGTTGGTGGGCGGCGGCTGCATCGGGGATTCGTGCCGCGTTCATCCTGGTCGTGCTCGGCAGTTACTGGGTCGCCACCGCGTGGCCGAGCGGCGCGACCATGACCCTGATTGCCGCTGCCACCGTGGGCCTGTCGGCGGCGACGCCGAACCCGAAACGCATGGCGTTCCAGATGGCCTGCGGTACGTTCCTCGGGGCGTTGATCGGCTTCGTCGAGATGTTTTTCATCTTCCCGTGGATCGATGGTTTCCCGCTGCTGTGCGTGATGCTCGCGCCGGTGATCGTGCTCGGCTCGTTCCTCGCATCGCGGCCGCAATACGCCGGTGTCGGCCTGGGGCTGCTGATCTTTTTCAGCACCGGTTCGGTGCCGGACAACCTGACGATCTACAACCCCTACACCTTCATCAACGACTACATCGCCATGGTCATGGGCATGCTGGTCTGCGCGGCGGCGGGGGCGATCATCCTGCCGCCGAACAGCCGCTGGTTGTGGCAGCGCCTGGAGCAGGACCTGCGCGGGCAAGTGGTGTACGCGATCAGCGGCAAGCTCAAGGGCCTGGCGTCGAGCTTCGAAAGCCGTACCCGCGACCTGATGCATCAGGCTTATGGTCTGGCGGCCGGTCAGCCGCTGGTGCAGAAAAACCTGCTGCGCTGGATGTTCGTGGTGCTGGAAGTCGGCCACGCGATCATCGAATTGCGCAAGGAACAGGCGATCCTGCCGGTGCATCCGGCGTATGCCGAATCCCAGCCATGGCGCCAGGCGATCCGGGTCATGGGGCGTTCGCTGGTGCGGCTGTTCCTGCAACCGAATACGAGCAATCTGGAGCGCGCACTGGTTGCGGTCGATCATGCGATCAGCCGTGTCGCCGCCACCGACGAGCCGTTCGCGCCGCACTTCGATACCTCGGCGCTGCGTCGGGTGAAAAGCTACCTGCACTTCATCCGCACCTCGCTGCTCGACCCGCAATCGCCACTCGCTGCCTACGCCATCGCCAAGCCCGAAGGACTTGCCCATGCCTCGTGAAATCGCCTTCCACGGCGTGTACATGCCGACCATGACCCTGATGTTTTTCGTCGCTGCGGCACTGGCCTGGGCGCTGGATCGATTCTTGTCCGGGTTCGATCTGTATCGCTTCTTCTGGCACCCGGCGCTGTTGCGTCTGAGCCTGTTTACCTGTCTGTTCGGCGCGATGGCGCTGACTGTCTACCGTTGAGAACGTTCTGATGAAAAAGTTTTTCAGCCTGCTCGCGACCCTGCTGGTGCTGGCCCTGGCGCTGTGGATCGGCCGCACGTTGTGGGAGCACTACATGAACACCCCGTGGACCCGCGACGGTCGGGTGCGCGCCGACATCATCAACGTCGCCGCCGACGTCACCGGTGAAGTGGTCGACGTGCCGGTACGTGACAACCAGTTGGTGAAGAAGGGGGATCTGCTGATGCAGATCGACCCCGAGCACTATCGCCTGGCGGTGAAACAGGCGCAGTCGCTGGTGGCTTCGCGCAAGGCCACGTGGGAGATGCGCAAGGTCAACGCCCACCGCCGCGCCGATCTGGACAACCTGGTGATCTCCAAGGAAAACCGCGACGACGCCAGCAACATCGCAGACTCGGCACTGGCCGATTACCAACAGGCCCAGGCGCAACTGGAAGCCGCCGAACTCAACCTCAAACGCACCGAAGTGCGGGCGGCGGTGGACGGCTACGTGACCAACCTCAATGTGCATCGCGGCGACTACGCGCGTATCGGCGAAGCGAAAATGGCGGTGGTCGACATGAACTCGTTCTGGGTCTACGGCTTCTTCGAAGAAACCAAACTGCCTCACGTGCGCGTCGGTGACAAAGCCGACATGCAACTGATGAGTGGCGAAGTCCTCAAGGGGCATGTGGAAAGCATTTCCCGCGGCATCTACGATCGTGATAACCCGGAAAGCCGTGAATTGATCGCCGATGTGAACCCGACCTTCAACTGGGTGCGCCTGGCGCAACGGGTGCCGGTGCGGATTCATATCGATGAAGTGCCGGAAGGTGTGCTGCTGGCGGCGGGGATTACCTGCACCGTGGTGGTGAAGCAGGGCGCTGTGGATAACTGACAGACCGAGTGGTAGCCATTCGCCTGATCGTTCCCACGCTCTGCGTGGGAATGCATCCTGTGACGCTCTGCGTCACGCCCTGTATTTCAAAGCTGCCCGCGCAAGCCGAAGCGCTTCATCAACGTCGACTCCAGCAAGCCTTTCGGCAGCAAGGTCGCCAGCAACGGCAACGCCCGGCTGCCATTGCCGATGCGGATCAGCCGTGGCGGCTTGCTTTGCTGCACAGCCTTGAGCAGCTCGGCGGCAAATTCGCTGGCCGGCGTCGGTTTGTCCTGGGACGCCTTGGCCCGCGCCCGGATGCCTTCACGCAATGGAAACCACGGCGATTGTTCGTTGATCAGTTGTTCGGCCTCGTGCCCGGCATTCTTGGCGAAGCTGGACTGAATCGCCCCCGGCTGTACTTCCATCACGCGAATCCCGAACGGCGCCAGCTCCATGCGCAGCGCATCGCTCAACGCATGCACCGCCGCTTTCGACGCGCAATACGCACCAGCGAACGGTGTGACCAGCACCCCGGAAACACTGCCGACATTCACCACCAATCCCTTGGCCCGGCGCAGCACCGGGAACAGCGCTCGGGTCACGCCGACGATCGAAAACACGTTGGTTTCGAACTGGCGCTGCATGGCCGCCACGCCGCCGTCGAGCAGCGGCCCCATGGCGCCGTAACCGGCATTGTTGATCAGTACGTCGAGGCCGCCGTGTTGCTGGTTGATCCGCTCGGCGAGTTGTTCCAGTGCTGCGTTGTTGTTGACATCGAGCTGCACCGCCGTGAATCCGGCGGCGCTTAGCGCGGCGACATCTTCAGCCTTGCGCGCACTGGCCCAGACCTCGTAGCCAGCGCCTTTGAAGGCATCGGCGAGGGCGCGGCCGATGCCGCTGGAACAACCGGTAATCAACGCAACGGGCATGGCGCATTCCTTGTGCAAAGTGTGAGGGGAGGGGATCAGTCGGAGAAACTACCCTGCAATCGCTCGGCGCGAAACTCCAGGGTTTGCGGGCGATAACCGGGACGCAGCGGTGGCAGCGGCAAGCAGTCTTCCCAATTACCGCCGGCCTGCAGTTCGCCGGGGCCGCGATAGCGTGGGGCGGCGTATTGATTGTCGGCCAGATTCACCGTGTCGCCCGGCGCATAAGCTGCAATATGCCAGCGCAGTTCGGTCAGCGGCACGTCGTTGCCGTTGTTCATCT
This genomic window from Pseudomonas kribbensis contains:
- a CDS encoding multidrug transporter; this encodes MFIGVLLVITWLILLLRYPAKALPVSMAAAVGLGLVAMWVVWLDNREVKQLARLELRITYAPGQCPADRPLQLKMNNGNDVPLTELRWHIAAYAPGDTVNLADNQYAAPRYRGPGELQAGGNWEDCLPLPPLRPGYRPQTLEFRAERLQGSFSD